A single Ochrobactrum sp. BTU1 DNA region contains:
- a CDS encoding glycoside hydrolase, whose protein sequence is MMPSGKSIRGKMVTMLALVGALSLALQPQSALADTRFGVNRVNMAWLKPAEREQIFDQMVDNGVVAVRLSLTRPVDQSIDAVRLAHEKGLAILLEISLNNADFYPEGTKPRSGRGRIWDMYRLSDISPDRFQQAIADALQKIDAIGVSLVAVEPGNEINWGAYNGDLAILPKEKMKTARSLDEMEELPLVEKGAEKYVDLLRIVRTELAKTKQSAKAKVVSAGLSDIPFIDADRRGIDSVDPAVFTDLLRKYGLNDVADGYGIHIYPGSSGTRAARAKHITSALSFCGGTDGKPCWITEWGFANTSKACPANDNNREQLVEKARDRFRQMMDSGQIAAAYYFDWDASTYGVWRCGSLTPAGQAATVTK, encoded by the coding sequence ATGATGCCAAGCGGCAAGAGCATCAGGGGCAAGATGGTGACGATGTTAGCGCTTGTGGGAGCTTTGTCGTTGGCTCTCCAGCCTCAAAGCGCTCTTGCCGATACGCGCTTCGGCGTCAACCGGGTCAATATGGCCTGGCTCAAGCCAGCAGAGCGTGAGCAGATTTTCGATCAGATGGTGGATAATGGCGTGGTGGCAGTTCGGCTGTCCCTCACGCGACCAGTGGATCAGAGTATCGATGCGGTGCGTCTTGCTCATGAAAAAGGTTTGGCCATCCTGCTCGAAATCTCGCTCAATAACGCGGATTTCTATCCTGAAGGAACAAAGCCCCGATCCGGTCGCGGGCGCATCTGGGATATGTATCGGCTTTCAGATATATCGCCGGATCGCTTTCAGCAGGCGATCGCTGATGCCTTGCAAAAGATTGATGCAATTGGAGTGTCTCTGGTTGCTGTGGAACCCGGCAATGAGATCAATTGGGGTGCCTATAATGGCGATCTTGCCATTCTACCCAAGGAAAAGATGAAGACCGCACGTTCATTGGATGAGATGGAAGAACTGCCTTTGGTCGAAAAGGGTGCAGAAAAATACGTCGATCTTCTGCGCATTGTCAGGACGGAGCTTGCAAAGACCAAGCAAAGCGCCAAAGCCAAAGTTGTATCTGCTGGTTTGTCCGATATTCCTTTCATTGATGCCGACCGGCGCGGAATAGACAGCGTTGATCCAGCCGTCTTTACGGATCTTCTCAGGAAATATGGTCTCAATGATGTGGCCGACGGCTATGGCATTCACATTTATCCGGGAAGCAGCGGCACACGGGCTGCACGCGCGAAACACATCACCAGTGCGCTGTCATTCTGCGGTGGTACCGATGGCAAGCCATGCTGGATCACCGAATGGGGTTTTGCGAATACCTCCAAAGCCTGCCCGGCCAATGACAACAACCGCGAACAGCTGGTCGAGAAGGCACGCGATCGGTTTCGTCAGATGATGGATAGCGGCCAGATCGCAGCCGCTTATTATTTTGATTGGGATGCAAGCACTTACGGAGTGTGGCGTTGCGGTTCGCTGACGCCGGCAGGCCAAGCTGCAACGGTGACGAAATGA
- a CDS encoding SGNH/GDSL hydrolase family protein: protein MKLKTVIIGGSNTVMLPGYLPTLLGTMAKRGVELDIVADLAVGGTTSALGLYQLKQFEQLEDCELLLIEYAINDAFVYGDERRPFRHWARIYEGIIRYALERNPNLRVATLVFGARNGSFLNSVPSIDAGINYISQWYGTISVDVSRMLMQQYGRDVVSNPAFYLDQGHYARPVSTTIVANLIADVLEPAFSMQHRPRALPFAIDPDHFANARALSGEQLCKRLGRVPIQYCNRRFSISALDLGADRMLFEVDNGQLLALGYVCDPRIPPLDVAIGEEVHRAAMMKGGVRDGTYKFLVSMLSFEFLYGTKLLEARGNVSLIMSAADEGTEHKLHVPKDSTHHEALPAEPVLPITGILFSGNLKTMTLEKKTPAIPIIAEAAQ from the coding sequence ATGAAGCTCAAGACTGTAATCATCGGTGGTTCAAACACCGTCATGCTGCCCGGCTACCTACCAACCCTTTTGGGTACGATGGCAAAACGCGGCGTGGAACTGGACATTGTTGCTGATCTTGCCGTGGGCGGCACCACGAGCGCGCTTGGCCTTTATCAGCTCAAGCAGTTTGAACAGCTCGAAGATTGCGAGCTGCTGCTGATCGAATATGCGATCAATGATGCCTTTGTTTACGGTGATGAACGGCGTCCGTTTCGCCATTGGGCACGAATTTATGAAGGGATCATTCGTTACGCGCTGGAACGCAATCCAAACCTGCGGGTCGCAACACTTGTATTTGGCGCACGCAATGGCTCGTTCCTGAATTCTGTTCCTTCAATTGATGCGGGCATCAATTATATATCGCAATGGTATGGCACCATTTCAGTCGATGTTTCGCGGATGCTGATGCAGCAATATGGCCGTGATGTCGTAAGCAATCCGGCTTTCTATCTCGATCAGGGTCATTATGCGCGCCCTGTTTCAACGACGATTGTAGCCAACTTGATCGCTGATGTTCTCGAACCAGCTTTCTCTATGCAGCATCGCCCAAGAGCGCTGCCCTTTGCTATTGATCCGGACCACTTCGCCAACGCACGCGCCTTGAGTGGCGAACAGCTTTGCAAGCGGTTGGGACGCGTGCCAATTCAATATTGCAACCGCCGCTTTTCAATTTCTGCTCTCGATCTTGGTGCAGACAGAATGCTCTTTGAGGTTGATAACGGCCAACTTCTTGCGCTTGGTTATGTTTGTGATCCCCGTATTCCGCCGCTTGATGTAGCAATCGGCGAGGAGGTCCATCGCGCCGCCATGATGAAAGGTGGCGTACGCGACGGAACCTATAAATTCCTCGTTTCGATGCTGAGCTTCGAGTTCCTGTACGGGACAAAATTGCTGGAAGCGCGCGGGAATGTATCGCTTATCATGTCCGCTGCCGATGAAGGCACCGAGCATAAGCTTCATGTTCCAAAAGACAGCACCCACCATGAAGCACTGCCTGCGGAGCCAGTTCTGCCGATCACCGGCATTCTATTTTCAGGTAATCTCAAGACGATGACGCTTGAGAAAAAGACCCCTGCCATACCGATTATCGCAGAAGCCGCTCAGTAA
- the ngg gene encoding N-acetylglutaminylglutamine synthetase, which produces MKKTGEVEMTRQKARGRNAFSHRLTRLRTPESAGFYQEHLHGYAQEDERSANRNIVLDCGWGRLLFAQTFESNEGIIEALRAEAPLSRDILFYVSDPHVLLSQAPQEIFLDPSHTYRLELSNYRAGGRRTRGITIRRAVSEIDADGINAVYAACGMVQLRADFFSSERDNRAVTYFVAQDDATGEIVGTVTGINHQRLFNDPDQGGSLWCLAVHPQARQPGIGEKLVRKLAEHFQARGLNHVDLSVLYDNDNAIRLYEKLKFRRVPLFAIKRKNAINEKFFAQPINSLDALNPYARLIVDEALRRGVHVDITDAEGGFFRLSHGGRSIHCRESLSEMTSGVAMSICDDKAVTRRTVAKAGLSVPEQIAADADDETLEAFLAKHQKLVVKPARGEQGRGISVGVTKMKDLRAAIKQAREVCNQVLLEACFEGEDLRLVIIDYKLVAAAVRRPPRVIGDGKSTIRRLIEVQSRRRMAATGGESRIPIDAETKRCLEQQGLILDDVLTDRREITVRKAANLHTGGTIHDVTTIVEPTLVDAACKAARAIDIPVVGIDFMVKSPETPEYVFIEANERPGLANHEPQPTAARFLECLFPQLGTNIP; this is translated from the coding sequence ATGAAAAAGACAGGTGAGGTTGAAATGACCCGGCAGAAAGCAAGGGGCAGAAATGCTTTCTCGCACAGGCTCACGCGACTGCGCACACCCGAAAGTGCGGGCTTTTATCAGGAGCATCTGCACGGTTACGCGCAGGAAGATGAACGTTCCGCCAACCGCAATATCGTGCTCGACTGCGGTTGGGGGCGGTTGCTTTTCGCACAGACGTTCGAGAGCAATGAAGGGATCATCGAAGCATTGCGCGCCGAGGCTCCTTTAAGCCGCGATATCCTGTTTTATGTCAGCGATCCGCATGTGCTTCTATCGCAGGCACCGCAGGAAATCTTTCTCGATCCCTCGCACACCTATCGACTTGAACTTTCCAATTACCGCGCCGGTGGGCGTCGCACACGCGGCATCACCATTCGTCGCGCAGTATCGGAAATTGACGCGGATGGCATCAATGCGGTCTATGCCGCCTGTGGGATGGTCCAGTTGCGGGCTGATTTCTTCTCATCAGAACGCGATAACCGTGCCGTCACCTATTTCGTCGCGCAAGATGATGCGACGGGCGAAATTGTCGGGACAGTCACCGGAATTAATCACCAACGCCTGTTCAATGATCCTGATCAGGGTGGTTCGCTCTGGTGCCTGGCGGTGCATCCGCAGGCGCGCCAGCCCGGCATTGGTGAGAAGCTGGTTCGCAAATTGGCCGAGCATTTTCAGGCGCGTGGGCTCAACCATGTCGATCTGTCGGTGCTGTATGACAATGACAATGCAATCCGCCTCTATGAGAAGCTGAAGTTTCGTCGCGTCCCGCTTTTTGCGATCAAACGCAAAAACGCGATCAATGAGAAATTTTTCGCCCAGCCGATCAACTCCCTTGATGCGCTCAATCCTTACGCCCGTCTCATTGTGGACGAAGCGCTGCGGCGCGGCGTGCATGTGGATATAACCGATGCAGAAGGTGGCTTCTTCCGCCTCTCCCATGGCGGACGCTCGATCCATTGCCGTGAAAGCCTGTCTGAGATGACATCAGGTGTCGCCATGTCGATCTGTGACGACAAGGCAGTCACCCGCCGCACCGTCGCAAAAGCCGGTCTGAGCGTGCCTGAGCAAATCGCAGCCGATGCAGATGATGAAACGCTGGAAGCCTTTCTTGCAAAACATCAGAAGCTTGTTGTGAAGCCCGCGCGCGGAGAACAGGGTCGTGGGATTTCTGTCGGTGTCACCAAGATGAAAGACTTGCGTGCCGCCATCAAGCAAGCGCGAGAGGTTTGCAATCAGGTGTTGCTCGAAGCCTGTTTTGAAGGTGAAGATCTGCGACTGGTGATTATCGATTACAAGCTGGTTGCCGCCGCGGTGCGTCGTCCCCCACGAGTGATCGGCGACGGCAAATCAACGATCAGACGCCTCATCGAAGTTCAATCACGCCGCCGTATGGCTGCAACGGGCGGTGAAAGCCGCATTCCAATTGATGCCGAGACAAAGCGTTGTCTTGAGCAGCAAGGTCTGATACTAGATGATGTGCTTACAGACAGACGTGAAATTACCGTTCGTAAAGCAGCCAACCTTCATACCGGTGGCACGATCCACGATGTAACGACTATCGTGGAACCGACATTGGTTGATGCTGCGTGCAAGGCAGCACGCGCTATTGATATTCCGGTTGTGGGCATTGATTTCATGGTGAAATCACCCGAAACACCAGAATATGTGTTCATCGAAGCGAACGAGCGTCCTGGCCTTGCAAATCATGAACCGCAGCCGACAGCCGCGCGTTTTCTTGAATGTTTGTTTCCTCAACTGGGAACCAATATTCCATAA